Genomic segment of Callithrix jacchus isolate 240 chromosome 9, calJac240_pri, whole genome shotgun sequence:
CTGAAAGGATAGGCAGGCTCAGCCCAGGGAAGGGCACTCCAGGCACATGAGCAGCGCTGTACTGCAGACAGCTGCTGCAGCAGAGGCCAGCTTCCCagatgtgccttttttttttttgagacagttttgctcctattgcctaggctggagtgcagtggcgtgatcttggattcaacctctgcctcccggattcaagcaattctcctgcctcagcctcccgagtagctgggattatacccatgtgccaccatgcctggctaattttgtatttttagtagagatggggtgtcttcatgtttgtcagactggtctcgaactcccgacctcaggtgatccacccaccttggcctcccaaaatgctgggattacaggcatgaggcaccacgcccagcccccaaTATGTCTTCTTACCTTCTCAGAGCAGCTGAACTCAAGGTGTTGAATCTTGGCAGCCAACTGTACATTCATCTGTTTTAACCGTAAGAGTTGCCGTTCTGAACGTGTCTTAACTGAGATGATAATCCCTGAAATAAAATGGGGGTCTCAGTGATACTGGTTTCTAACTTGaccactcaggaaaaaaaatctatatttctaCACTTGTATAACGAGTTGAGAAGAGTGGTGACAGACACGCGAGACAGTCATTACTTCAGGGCATCAGAACTGGAGGACAGGGTTTTACATCTGAACTACTTTTAGTACCCAGTAACACAGTTCTCTCTCTAGCTGGCGTGGCCGAGAAATCCTTACAAATAATCGCtgattggccaggtgcggtggctcacgcctataatcccagcactttgggaggccgaggcgggtggatcacgaggtcaagagattgagaccatcctggtcaacaaggtgaaaccccgtctctactaaaaatacaaaaattagctgggcatggtggcgtgtgcctgtagtcccagctactaaggaggctgaggcaggagaattgcttgaacccagaaggtggaggttgcagtgagctgagatcgtgccattgcactccagactgggtaacaacagtgaaactcagtctcaaaaaaaaaaaaaagaaaaataatcgcTGACAAGATGAGCATTAGGCTCCTTAACCTAGAACCTGTTCACAATCATATGGGTGCATAGCAAGCAGCAGTGTGCTCAGGTGCCACGAAAGCACAGGCTGGGAAATGCCCTTTCCCCATAACAAGCATCTTCCGTAGGAACTcaaaggctttttttctttcctttgacagAGTCCAaagtgttttttttgagatgcggtctcactctgtcactcagactggagcgtggtggcacattcttggcttactgcagcctccaaatcctgggctcaagcgatccttccacctcagcctcccagccacTACCAATCCTCagtagtggctgggactacatgtgtgcacccaactgtttgtattttgttttgtagagacagggtttcaccatattgcccaggctggtctcgaattcctgggttcaagcgatcctcatgcctctgcctcccaaagtgcagggattacgggcatgaaccactgcatccaacctgttttttatttgctttaattgCTTGATGTAAACCTGCTCATACCAGCTCCTAAAGGGCTGAAGAGGAAGAAAGTAGGAGACggaggagaggagggggcagAGAGGAGGCCTCCATAACGAGAGCCACAGTGAACTCAGGTGCCCAGAGTGACTGTGCATCCAGGCCTTGGATGCATGCCTGAGCCTCGTTCTCCATCCACAGCCTGGGAGTGCAGGAGACATACCGTTGATGATCCGGGCCACCCGCCACAGCCGGAGCAGAATCAGCAGGCCAAGAGCCTCAAACTCGTGCTCCCGGAACAGGAGGACAATGTCGAGGACAAATGAGACCACCACCACTACGGCATCCAGGATCTCAAACTTGTGGTGAAAGAACTCCAGGCGGAAGACATATAATTTAAAGATAATCTCCATCATAAAAAAGACCAAGATGGCGATGCTCATGTAGTGGAACACCTGAAGGGGACAAGGAACCACAGTGAGGGGAGATcagggctttgggaggtcaagctgCCCTCGCATGCACCTGCCTGGTCACCAGCAAGAGAATTCATCTGTTGGACAAATCCAGATGCCACCTGACGCTGTTCTCTGTGCTGGAAACAGCTGTGAACAACGCAGATGAGGCCCCTGCTCTCTGAAGGGCAATTAGGCAATGTTGGAATTAAAACATCCTCCAGACCCTTTGGACCAACAATTGTATGACTAAGAACTTATCCTATAGCTGAGTTCCCATATCCACAGGGACTAAGGATATTTATTGCAGCCTTGTTTGCAGaacaaacattttcttcattgtttgtAAGATAACAGAAATGTCCAATAAAAGGCACTCTTGAAATAAATGGTGGCACCTCCATCTGGGGCCCGAGGGACACAATTGTTGAAAAGATGAAGCTGGGGGGTCTCTCCTTGCCGCGGTGCGCCAGAGCAGAGTACAAGTCTGAGACTGAGGGAGTCATGGCAGGACAGGCGTTTAGAAAGTTTCTCCCACTCTTTGACCGAGTATTGGTTGAAAGGAGTGCTGCTGAAACTGTAACCAAAGGAGGCATTATGCTTCCAGAAAAATCTCAAGGAAAGGTATTGCAAGCAACAGTAGTCGCTGTTGGATCGGGTTCTAAAGGAAAGGGTGGAGAGATTCAACCAGTTAGCGTGAAGGTTGGAGATAAATTTCTTCTCCCAGAATATGGAGGCACCAAAGTAGTTCTAGATGACAAGGATTATTTCCTATTTAGAGATGGTGACATTCTTGGAAAGTATGTAGACTGAAATAAGTCACTGTTGAAATGGCATCAATGTGAAGCTGCCCATTCCACTGAAGTTCTGAAATCTTTCATCATGTAAATAATTTCCATAtctcttttataataaactaatGATAACTGATGACATTTAGTGTCTCCAAAATTGTTTCCTTGTACTGAtataaacatttccaaataaaaatatataaatgaaaaaaaaaaaaaaaaaaaaaaaaaagatgaagctgggtgtggtggctcaagcctagaatcccagttactcaggaggttagGTGGGACCTCCTGCCCAGAAcccagtttgaggccagcctgggctatatagcaagaccccatctctaaaataactgaatgaatgaatggaggcaGATCCATATGTTCCAATTAGGAGTGATTACCAAGGTAGATGAAAAGTGAAAAGCATTCTGAGATCTTGATGTATAAATACtagtcctggctgggcacagtggctcatgcctgtaatcctagcactttgggaggctgaggtgggcagatcacttgaagtcaggagtttgagactaccttggccaacatggtgaaaatgtgtctctactaaaagaaaaaaaaaaataagaaaaagctgggtgtggtggtgcatgcctgtagtcccagctacttgggaggctgaggcaggagaattgcttgaactcagagtagaggttacagtgagccaagatcacaccactgcactccagcttgggtaacaagtcagactctgtctcaaataaacaaacatacatacatacatacatacacacacacacatacacactaatcttcctcacagggaggggagcaacatacactggggtctgttggtgttGGCTGCAgtggggacagcaggggatggggaggttggggaggggtaacatggggagaaatgccagatataggtgacagggggatggaggcagcaaaccacattcccatgtatgtacctatgcaacagtcctgcattatctgtacatgtaccgcagaacctaaagtacaattaaaaaaaaaacaaaaaacaccagtcCTCACACTAAGGTAACCATTTCCAGATCTGGGACAGGGACAGTACAATGTGGGCAAGGATGTCTTCAAAGACACAGAGTCATGTCAACAAGACCCAGCAGTCAGCTTGGAGAGGCTCACAGTGACAACATTTGGGACAATCTGAACATTGAAAAGAATGA
This window contains:
- the HVCN1 gene encoding voltage-gated hydrogen channel 1 isoform X1, which produces MATWDEKAVTRRAKVAPAERMSKFLRHFTVVGDDYQAWNINYKKWENEEDEEEEEQPPPTPASGEEGRAAAPDTAPGPAARTPLDFRGTLRKLFSSHRFQVIIICLVVLDALLVLAELILDLKIIQPDKNNYAAMVFHYMSIAILVFFMMEIIFKLYVFRLEFFHHKFEILDAVVVVVSFVLDIVLLFREHEFEALGLLILLRLWRVARIINGMSPALPGCGWRTRLRHASKAWMHSHSGHLSSLWLSLWRPPLCPLLSSVSYFLPLQPFRSWYEQVYIKQLKQIKNRLDAVVHARNPCTLGGRGMRIA
- the HVCN1 gene encoding voltage-gated hydrogen channel 1 isoform X2, yielding MSKFLRHFTVVGDDYQAWNINYKKWENEEDEEEEEQPPPTPASGEEGRAAAPDTAPGPAARTPLDFRGTLRKLFSSHRFQVIIICLVVLDALLVLAELILDLKIIQPDKNNYAAMVFHYMSIAILVFFMMEIIFKLYVFRLEFFHHKFEILDAVVVVVSFVLDIVLLFREHEFEALGLLILLRLWRVARIINGMSPALPGCGWRTRLRHASKAWMHSHSGHLSSLWLSLWRPPLCPLLSSVSYFLPLQPFRSWYEQVYIKQLKQIKNRLDAVVHARNPCTLGGRGMRIA